Proteins found in one Limnohabitans sp. TEGF004 genomic segment:
- a CDS encoding bifunctional (p)ppGpp synthetase/guanosine-3',5'-bis(diphosphate) 3'-pyrophosphohydrolase yields MKHNGETQRTSLLSASLQDLPDQPEALMRARAFAQPLLMGATLDTGEDVLAHADAVAQILSVIGGSEAMQAACYLVYASEHLQKPEEVIAKAFGASYAELALETTRLIRVQRQARAVAAESQVAALQTENVRKMLLAFSRDLRVVLLRLASRLQTLRHFAASKLPVPHSLAYESLHVFAPLANRLGIWQIKWEMEDLSFRFLEPETYREIAKLLDEKRVERENYMVQLRERLEADLKAQGITAQVAGRPKHIYSIVKKMRGKSLDFSRVFDVRALRVVVPSVPDCYATLSMVHTQFAPIDSEFDDYIAKPKSNGYQSLHTVVRDAQGRPIEIQIRTQEMHDHAEHGVAAHWAYKEAGAKGYAGVSASGDYDAKIAVLRQLLAWERELSAGAQSQATTDALSDRIYVLTPDAAVVELPQGGTPIDFAYTLHTNLGHRCRGARVDGAMVPLNTQLKNGQTVEVTAIKEGGPSRDWLNPELGFLASSRARSKVRAWFNAQAMQETAAKGREAVEKLLQREGKTAMKLDDLASQLGFKSAEALFEVVGKDEFSLRNIETLLNPPAAPMVADDYVRLKKAKSNDKASKSGVLVVGIDSLLTQLSKCCKPAPPDDIRGFVTRGKGVSIHRADCGNFRQMALRSGDRVIEVDWGQSASAQALVYPVDVNIEALDRQGLLRDISEVFAKEKMNVIGVQTQSVKDLAWMTFTVEVGDSRRLQKVLGLVKEVRGVRTAKRR; encoded by the coding sequence ATGAAACATAACGGAGAAACGCAGCGCACCTCGCTCTTGAGTGCCTCGCTGCAAGATTTGCCAGACCAGCCTGAGGCGCTGATGCGTGCGCGCGCCTTTGCACAGCCTTTGCTGATGGGTGCGACGCTGGATACGGGCGAAGACGTGTTGGCGCATGCGGACGCGGTCGCCCAAATCTTGAGCGTGATTGGTGGCTCTGAGGCCATGCAAGCTGCTTGCTACTTGGTTTACGCCTCTGAACATTTACAAAAGCCAGAGGAGGTGATTGCCAAAGCCTTTGGCGCTAGCTACGCCGAGTTGGCTTTGGAAACCACGCGCTTGATTCGTGTGCAGCGCCAAGCTCGCGCTGTGGCAGCGGAATCACAAGTGGCAGCCTTGCAAACCGAGAACGTGCGCAAGATGTTGCTGGCGTTTTCGCGTGATTTGCGTGTGGTTTTGCTGCGCTTGGCGTCGCGCCTGCAAACCCTGCGCCACTTTGCCGCTAGCAAGCTGCCAGTGCCGCACAGCTTGGCTTATGAGTCTTTGCATGTGTTTGCGCCACTGGCCAACCGTTTGGGTATTTGGCAAATCAAATGGGAAATGGAAGATTTGTCTTTCCGCTTCCTTGAGCCTGAGACCTACCGTGAAATCGCCAAGCTCCTCGATGAAAAGCGTGTGGAGCGCGAAAACTACATGGTGCAGTTGCGCGAGCGTCTTGAGGCTGACTTGAAAGCCCAAGGCATCACAGCGCAAGTGGCGGGGCGACCCAAGCACATTTACAGCATCGTGAAAAAAATGCGCGGCAAGTCGCTCGACTTTTCACGCGTCTTTGACGTGCGTGCTTTACGTGTGGTGGTGCCTTCGGTGCCCGATTGCTACGCCACATTGAGCATGGTGCACACCCAGTTTGCACCGATTGATTCGGAGTTTGACGATTACATTGCCAAGCCCAAATCCAATGGCTACCAGTCCTTGCACACGGTGGTGCGCGACGCACAAGGCCGCCCAATTGAAATTCAAATCCGCACCCAAGAGATGCACGACCATGCCGAGCACGGTGTGGCCGCGCATTGGGCCTACAAAGAGGCGGGGGCCAAAGGCTACGCCGGCGTGAGTGCCTCTGGCGATTACGACGCCAAGATTGCGGTGTTGCGTCAGCTCTTGGCGTGGGAGCGCGAGCTCTCAGCCGGTGCACAAAGCCAAGCCACCACCGATGCACTGAGTGATCGCATTTATGTGCTCACACCGGATGCTGCTGTGGTCGAGCTGCCCCAAGGCGGCACACCGATTGACTTTGCCTACACCTTGCACACCAATCTCGGTCACCGTTGCCGTGGTGCGCGCGTGGATGGCGCGATGGTCCCCCTGAATACGCAGCTCAAAAACGGCCAGACGGTGGAGGTGACCGCCATCAAGGAAGGCGGTCCTTCGCGTGATTGGTTGAATCCGGAGCTTGGCTTCTTGGCCAGCTCACGTGCGCGTTCGAAGGTGAGGGCATGGTTCAACGCCCAAGCCATGCAAGAAACCGCGGCCAAAGGCCGCGAGGCTGTAGAAAAGCTTTTGCAGCGTGAAGGCAAAACAGCGATGAAGCTGGATGACTTAGCCTCGCAACTGGGCTTTAAGTCGGCCGAAGCCTTGTTTGAGGTGGTGGGTAAAGACGAGTTTTCGCTGCGCAACATCGAGACATTGCTCAATCCCCCCGCCGCGCCCATGGTGGCGGATGACTATGTCCGCCTTAAGAAAGCCAAGTCTAACGACAAGGCCTCTAAGAGCGGGGTGTTGGTGGTGGGGATTGACTCCTTGCTCACGCAACTCAGCAAATGCTGCAAGCCCGCACCGCCCGATGACATTCGTGGCTTTGTGACACGCGGCAAAGGTGTGAGCATTCACCGGGCCGATTGCGGCAACTTCCGTCAAATGGCATTGCGCAGCGGTGACCGTGTGATTGAGGTGGACTGGGGGCAATCGGCTTCGGCGCAAGCCTTGGTCTATCCAGTAGATGTAAATATCGAAGCCTTGGACCGTCAGGGCTTGTTGCGTGACATTTCGGAAGTGTTTGCCAAAGAAAAGATGAATGTGATTGGCGTGCAAACCCAGTCAGTGAAAGACTTGGCGTGGATGACATTCACTGTGGAAGTGGGTGATTCACGCCGCTTGCAAAAGGTTTTGGGCTTGGTCAAAGAGGTTCGTGGGGTGCGGACCGCGAAACGTCGCTGA
- a CDS encoding NAD(P)H-hydrate dehydratase: MKTLGLTQRIDSQALWPLYDVTQTRSIEAQAQAALSAHTLMQRAGLATAQLALAIAPHAQKIWLACGPGNNGGDGLEAAVHLQTWGKQPIVTWLGKDGTGPADAQQAWQRAKAAGVTFAQQIPEQFDLAIDALLGIGTQRTPDGAIAQWLEALQITDMPVLCVDMPTGLNANTGEWLGKSTSRHANAQRHTLSLLTLKPGLFTAEGRDASGQVWFNHLGIEPTQAPTAWLQQNIEAPSDRPHSSHKGSFGDVSVMGGAPGMSGAAALAGVAALHGGAGRVFVGVMDASTRHAITAAHPPLMVRAPEDLDPQTSTVVCGCGGGADIHALLPHVMSSSKQLVLDADALNAVARDTSLQSLLKKRSARSKPTVLTPHPLEAARLLNCTTQEVQHNRLHTAQQLADMYQCVVVLKGSGSIIASPHHTPVINGSGNALLATAGTGDVLAGLIGAYIARHENVFEAACHAVFAHGKVANDWPSAGPALDAALLAASVR, encoded by the coding sequence ATGAAAACCCTGGGCCTCACTCAACGTATCGACAGCCAAGCCCTGTGGCCGCTGTACGACGTGACGCAGACCCGAAGCATTGAGGCTCAAGCACAAGCTGCCCTGTCCGCTCACACCTTGATGCAGCGTGCAGGCTTGGCCACCGCGCAACTGGCTTTGGCCATCGCGCCACATGCGCAAAAAATTTGGCTGGCTTGTGGGCCGGGCAACAACGGCGGCGACGGCCTTGAAGCCGCAGTCCATTTGCAGACATGGGGCAAGCAGCCCATCGTCACTTGGTTAGGCAAAGACGGTACCGGCCCTGCTGACGCTCAACAAGCGTGGCAACGCGCCAAAGCAGCGGGTGTGACGTTTGCCCAGCAAATCCCAGAACAATTTGACCTCGCCATTGATGCACTTCTTGGGATAGGCACACAACGCACACCTGACGGCGCGATAGCGCAATGGCTAGAAGCCTTGCAAATCACCGACATGCCAGTGTTGTGCGTGGACATGCCGACGGGTTTGAATGCCAACACCGGTGAATGGCTGGGCAAAAGTACATCGCGTCACGCGAATGCCCAACGCCACACCTTGAGCCTGCTCACCCTGAAACCAGGCCTGTTCACCGCCGAAGGCCGTGATGCTTCGGGTCAAGTTTGGTTCAACCACCTTGGCATTGAACCCACGCAAGCCCCTACAGCTTGGTTGCAACAAAATATCGAAGCACCAAGCGACAGGCCGCACAGCAGCCACAAAGGCAGCTTTGGCGATGTGAGTGTCATGGGCGGCGCACCAGGCATGTCTGGCGCTGCGGCACTGGCAGGGGTAGCCGCTTTGCACGGCGGCGCAGGTCGCGTATTTGTTGGCGTCATGGATGCATCAACCCGTCATGCCATCACCGCAGCACATCCACCCTTGATGGTGCGAGCACCTGAAGATTTGGACCCACAAACATCCACCGTGGTTTGCGGCTGTGGCGGCGGCGCTGACATTCACGCTTTGCTGCCCCATGTCATGTCATCGTCAAAACAACTGGTGCTCGATGCCGATGCATTGAACGCCGTTGCACGCGATACATCGCTGCAAAGCTTGCTCAAAAAACGCAGCGCCCGCAGCAAGCCCACCGTGCTCACGCCACACCCACTGGAAGCCGCACGGCTGCTGAACTGCACAACCCAAGAGGTGCAACACAACCGGTTGCACACCGCACAGCAATTGGCCGATATGTACCAATGCGTGGTGGTACTCAAGGGCTCCGGCAGCATCATTGCCAGCCCACATCACACACCCGTCATCAACGGCTCAGGCAATGCTTTACTTGCCACAGCAGGCACAGGCGATGTACTGGCTGGTTTGATTGGTGCATACATCGCACGCCATGAAAATGTATTTGAGGCCGCTTGCCACGCGGTGTTTGCACACGGAAAAGTGGCAAACGATTGGCCCAGCGCTGGACCTGCACTCGATGCGGCATTACTTGCCGCATCGGTGCGTTAA
- the phaR gene encoding polyhydroxyalkanoate synthesis repressor PhaR, which yields MSSKKSNTSDDTQDRVIKKYPNRRLYDTASSSYVALADIKQLVMHNTPFRVVDAKSGEDLTRSILLQIILEHESEGSPILTEQVLANIIRFYGHSMQGFMGSYLEKNVQTFMDNVPQLPIVPTLVSSYAEQLQKQTEHMMDVMGLKRK from the coding sequence ATGAGCAGCAAAAAATCAAACACTTCCGACGACACGCAAGACCGCGTGATCAAGAAGTACCCCAATCGCCGCTTGTATGACACCGCGTCATCCAGCTATGTGGCCTTGGCAGATATCAAACAACTGGTGATGCACAACACCCCTTTTCGGGTGGTAGATGCCAAGTCGGGGGAAGACCTGACGCGTAGCATCTTGTTGCAAATCATCTTGGAGCATGAGTCGGAAGGCTCACCCATCCTGACCGAGCAGGTCTTGGCCAACATCATTCGCTTTTATGGGCATTCGATGCAAGGCTTCATGGGCTCTTACCTTGAAAAGAACGTGCAAACGTTCATGGACAACGTGCCACAACTGCCCATCGTGCCGACACTGGTGAGCAGCTATGCCGAACAATTGCAAAAACAAACCGAACACATGATGGATGTGATGGGACTGAAACGTAAATGA
- the tsf gene encoding translation elongation factor Ts, with amino-acid sequence MAAITASMVAELRAKTDAPMMECKKALTEAEGDMAKAEELLRVKLGSKAGKASSRVTAEGVVTSFISGNTGALLEVNCETDFVTKNDSFLALAQAAAKLVAEHNPASIEALGALAYEQDSFGPTLEDVRKGLIGKIGENMSFRRFKRFDGAHKLAAYLHGTRIGVLVEFDGDETAAKDVAMHVAAMKPVALTSADVPADLIEKERSVAAAKAAESGKPADIVTKMVEGSVQKYLKEVSLFDQTFVKNDKQTVEQMLKAANTKVASFTLYVVGEGIEKKVDDFAAEVAAQVAAAKQTA; translated from the coding sequence ATGGCTGCAATTACCGCAAGCATGGTCGCTGAACTGCGCGCAAAAACTGACGCTCCCATGATGGAGTGCAAAAAAGCTTTGACTGAAGCAGAAGGCGACATGGCCAAAGCAGAAGAGTTGTTGCGCGTCAAGCTCGGCAGCAAAGCTGGCAAGGCTTCTAGCCGCGTGACCGCCGAAGGCGTGGTGACTAGCTTCATCAGTGGCAACACTGGCGCTTTGTTGGAAGTGAACTGCGAAACCGACTTCGTGACCAAGAACGACAGCTTCTTGGCATTGGCTCAAGCTGCCGCCAAGCTGGTGGCTGAGCACAACCCAGCTTCTATCGAAGCCTTGGGTGCCTTGGCTTACGAGCAAGACAGCTTCGGTCCAACGCTCGAAGACGTGCGTAAAGGTTTGATCGGCAAGATCGGTGAGAACATGAGCTTCCGCCGCTTCAAGCGTTTTGACGGCGCGCACAAGTTGGCTGCTTACTTGCACGGCACACGCATTGGTGTGTTGGTCGAGTTCGACGGCGACGAAACTGCTGCCAAAGATGTGGCGATGCACGTGGCTGCCATGAAGCCAGTGGCTTTGACCAGCGCTGATGTGCCTGCTGACTTGATCGAAAAAGAGCGTTCAGTCGCTGCTGCTAAGGCTGCTGAGTCTGGCAAGCCTGCCGACATCGTCACCAAGATGGTGGAAGGTTCTGTGCAGAAGTACCTCAAAGAGGTGTCTTTGTTCGACCAAACTTTCGTCAAGAACGACAAGCAAACCGTTGAGCAAATGCTCAAGGCTGCCAACACCAAAGTGGCTTCTTTCACCCTCTATGTGGTGGGCGAAGGCATTGAGAAGAAGGTCGACGACTTTGCAGCCGAAGTGGCCGCTCAAGTCGCTGCCGCTAAGCAAACTGCTTAA
- the rnr gene encoding ribonuclease R yields the protein MKNSVHTSGLLEEFVGTVSGHRDGHGFVQRDDGSPDIFLPPNEMRAVLHRDRVKARVVRLDRKGRPEGRVVEILERSKQPIIGRLLQESGVWLVAPEDKRYGQDVLINKGATAKAMVGQVVVVELTEPPSLYGQPVGRIKEVLGEVDDPGMEIEIAVRKYGVPHEFSDACLAMARSLPDKVRPQDKKDRVDLTDVPLVTIDGEDARDFDDAVYCEPAKVGKGKGWRLLVAIADVSNYVETGSAIDVDAYDRATSVYFPRRVIPMLPEKLSNGLCSLNPDVERLCMVCDMLISASGDVEAYQFYPAVMFSHARFTYTEVAAILSNTRGPEAAKRKDRIDDLLNLHDVYGALLKARHVRGAVDFETTETQIVCDESGRIDKIIPRVRNDAHKLIEEAMLAANVCSADFILQSKHPGLFRVHEGPTPEKIDVLRGYLKATGVGMTVGDKPKPSEFQAIADATKERPDAQQIHSMLLRSMSQAVYTPDNNGHFGLAFEAYTHFTSPIRRYPDLLVHRVIKAILTKRKYTLPTLPTPGEAHAKLARRLASRVREPENKLVVKTKLTPDQQAWEAAGLHCSANERRADEASRDVEAWLKCKYMREHLGEEYGGVVTSATGFGLFVTLDAMYVEGLVHITELGGEYFRFDEMRQELRGERTGIRYGIGSRVRIQVSRVDLDGRKIDFRLVREADELLPRHGKDAAGSPMQNFKTAVKKAFTKISGKDGRGESKSPSARVGKSTDKKAGAKSRRSRK from the coding sequence ATCAAGAATTCCGTTCATACCAGTGGATTACTGGAAGAGTTTGTCGGCACCGTCTCGGGTCACCGAGATGGTCATGGGTTTGTGCAACGAGATGATGGATCGCCCGACATCTTTTTACCCCCGAATGAAATGCGCGCGGTGTTACACCGTGACCGCGTCAAAGCACGTGTTGTTCGCTTAGACCGCAAAGGTCGCCCAGAGGGGCGCGTGGTTGAAATTTTGGAACGCTCAAAGCAACCCATCATTGGTCGTTTGCTGCAAGAGAGCGGTGTGTGGCTGGTGGCGCCTGAAGACAAGCGCTACGGCCAAGATGTGTTGATCAACAAAGGCGCGACCGCCAAAGCGATGGTCGGCCAAGTTGTGGTGGTTGAACTGACCGAGCCGCCCAGTTTGTATGGGCAGCCTGTGGGCCGTATCAAAGAGGTGTTGGGCGAAGTGGATGACCCCGGCATGGAAATCGAAATTGCTGTGCGTAAGTACGGCGTGCCGCATGAGTTCTCAGACGCTTGTTTGGCCATGGCTCGAAGCCTGCCCGATAAGGTGCGTCCGCAAGACAAAAAAGACCGCGTTGATTTAACCGATGTGCCCTTGGTCACCATCGATGGTGAAGATGCGCGCGACTTTGACGACGCCGTGTATTGCGAACCTGCCAAAGTAGGCAAGGGCAAAGGCTGGCGCTTGTTGGTGGCCATTGCTGACGTGAGCAACTATGTGGAAACCGGCAGCGCGATTGATGTGGATGCTTATGACCGGGCCACCAGCGTGTACTTCCCGCGCCGTGTGATTCCGATGTTGCCTGAGAAGCTCTCCAACGGTTTGTGTTCATTGAACCCCGATGTTGAACGCTTGTGCATGGTGTGCGACATGCTTATCAGCGCATCAGGCGATGTAGAGGCTTATCAGTTTTACCCTGCGGTGATGTTCAGCCATGCACGCTTCACGTACACCGAAGTGGCGGCTATTTTGTCTAACACGCGTGGACCGGAAGCGGCTAAACGTAAAGACCGTATTGATGATTTGCTCAACCTGCACGATGTGTATGGGGCTTTGCTCAAAGCTCGACATGTGCGTGGTGCGGTCGACTTTGAAACCACCGAAACACAAATCGTGTGTGACGAAAGTGGTCGTATCGACAAAATCATTCCGCGTGTGCGCAACGATGCGCACAAACTGATTGAAGAGGCCATGTTGGCCGCCAACGTCTGCAGCGCGGACTTTATTTTGCAAAGCAAGCACCCCGGTTTGTTCCGTGTGCATGAGGGGCCAACGCCAGAGAAGATCGATGTGCTACGCGGCTACCTCAAAGCCACCGGCGTGGGAATGACGGTCGGGGACAAGCCCAAGCCTTCAGAATTTCAAGCGATTGCTGATGCGACCAAAGAGCGTCCAGACGCGCAGCAAATTCATTCGATGCTGTTGCGTTCGATGTCGCAAGCGGTGTACACGCCCGACAATAACGGCCACTTTGGTTTGGCGTTTGAGGCCTATACCCATTTCACCAGCCCGATTCGTCGCTACCCAGATTTGTTGGTGCATCGTGTCATCAAAGCAATTCTGACGAAGCGTAAATACACCTTGCCAACGCTACCCACGCCAGGTGAGGCACATGCCAAACTGGCGCGTCGATTGGCCTCGCGCGTGCGCGAGCCTGAAAACAAATTGGTTGTTAAAACCAAACTGACGCCCGACCAGCAAGCTTGGGAAGCTGCTGGTCTGCATTGCAGCGCCAATGAGCGTCGCGCCGATGAAGCCAGCCGCGATGTGGAAGCGTGGCTCAAGTGCAAATACATGCGCGAGCATTTGGGTGAAGAGTACGGCGGTGTCGTGACGTCTGCTACGGGCTTTGGTCTGTTCGTGACCTTGGACGCCATGTATGTAGAAGGCTTGGTGCACATCACCGAACTCGGTGGTGAATATTTCCGCTTCGACGAAATGCGTCAAGAGCTTCGCGGTGAGCGCACTGGCATTCGCTACGGTATTGGTTCACGCGTGCGCATTCAGGTGAGCCGCGTGGACTTAGATGGCCGCAAGATTGATTTCCGCTTGGTGCGTGAAGCCGATGAGTTGTTGCCACGCCATGGCAAAGACGCCGCAGGCTCGCCCATGCAGAACTTCAAAACTGCGGTGAAAAAAGCCTTCACCAAAATCAGTGGCAAAGATGGACGTGGTGAATCTAAATCGCCGTCTGCTCGCGTAGGTAAATCCACCGATAAAAAAGCCGGCGCCAAAAGCCGACGCTCGCGCAAGTAA
- the rimO gene encoding 30S ribosomal protein S12 methylthiotransferase RimO has product MTEVTAPKVGFVSLGCPKALTDSELILTQLSAEGYQTSKTFAGADLVIVNTCGFIDDAVKESLDTIGEALAENGKVIVTGCLGARQAEGGANLVMEMHPSVLAVTGPHATQEVMDAVHAHLPKPHDPFIDLVPNSFGEAGVKLTPKHYAYLKISEGCNHRCTFCIIPSMRGDLVSRPIGDVLKEARALFEGGVKELLVISQDTSAYGVDVKYVTGFFDGQPIKTRTLELAQALAKLAQTYGAWVRLHYVYPYPSVDDIIPLMATGHVLPYLDVPFQHSHPDVLKRMKRPASGEKNLERIARWRELCPQIVIRSTFIAGFPGETEEEFEHLLNFVREAEIDRAGCFAYSPIDGAAANDIPGMLPQEVREERQARFMAVAEEVSIAKLKRRIGSTIQVLVDSAPAGGRKGGVGRSYADAPEIDGVVKLLPPEKLSKVLKVGEFTRAKVVATDGHDLVALPI; this is encoded by the coding sequence ATGACAGAAGTAACCGCACCTAAAGTTGGCTTCGTGAGCTTGGGCTGCCCCAAGGCTTTGACCGACTCCGAATTGATCTTGACGCAACTCAGCGCCGAGGGCTATCAAACGTCTAAAACTTTTGCTGGCGCTGACTTGGTCATTGTCAACACCTGCGGCTTCATTGATGACGCCGTCAAAGAAAGCCTAGACACCATTGGCGAAGCCTTGGCCGAAAACGGCAAGGTCATCGTGACGGGGTGTTTAGGTGCCCGCCAAGCCGAAGGCGGTGCCAATTTGGTGATGGAAATGCATCCTAGTGTGTTGGCCGTTACTGGCCCACACGCCACGCAAGAGGTGATGGACGCCGTGCACGCGCATTTGCCCAAGCCGCATGACCCGTTCATCGACTTGGTGCCCAACAGCTTTGGTGAAGCGGGCGTCAAGCTCACGCCCAAGCACTATGCCTATTTGAAAATCAGCGAAGGCTGTAACCACCGTTGTACGTTTTGCATCATCCCGTCTATGCGTGGCGATTTGGTGAGTCGTCCGATTGGCGATGTGCTCAAAGAGGCGCGTGCTTTGTTTGAAGGCGGCGTGAAAGAGTTGTTGGTCATCAGCCAAGACACATCAGCCTACGGCGTGGATGTGAAGTACGTCACTGGTTTCTTTGATGGTCAGCCCATCAAGACGCGCACTTTAGAGCTGGCGCAAGCCTTGGCCAAGTTGGCTCAAACCTATGGCGCATGGGTGCGTTTGCACTATGTGTACCCATACCCCAGCGTGGATGACATCATCCCGTTAATGGCCACAGGTCATGTGTTGCCGTATTTGGATGTGCCGTTCCAGCACAGCCACCCCGATGTGTTGAAGCGCATGAAGCGCCCAGCCAGCGGTGAGAAAAACCTGGAGCGCATCGCCCGCTGGCGCGAGCTGTGCCCGCAAATTGTGATTCGCAGCACCTTCATTGCAGGTTTTCCTGGTGAGACCGAAGAAGAGTTTGAGCACTTGCTCAACTTCGTGCGTGAAGCCGAAATCGACCGCGCGGGTTGCTTTGCCTACAGCCCTATAGACGGCGCTGCTGCCAACGACATTCCGGGCATGTTGCCGCAAGAGGTGCGTGAAGAACGTCAAGCCCGCTTCATGGCGGTTGCCGAAGAGGTATCGATTGCCAAGCTCAAACGCCGCATTGGTTCCACCATTCAAGTGCTGGTGGATTCAGCGCCCGCCGGTGGCCGCAAAGGTGGCGTGGGCCGCAGCTACGCAGATGCACCTGAGATCGATGGCGTCGTGAAGTTGTTGCCACCTGAAAAACTCAGCAAAGTGCTCAAGGTGGGTGAGTTCACCCGTGCCAAAGTGGTGGCTACAGATGGTCATGACCTTGTCGCATTGCCGATTTAA
- a CDS encoding D-amino acid dehydrogenase: MKVAVIGAGVIGISTAYELAAQGHQISVYERNGAAAEECSFSNTGVASAGYAAPWARPGMVKHVLSHLWQRDTPLRISSPSMADWRWLWQMRKASSATTFARNRASMLRLAEYSSHRMRTLTDTLNLEHERSQGFMVLLRTEREIQLMQDSLQVMRDAGLSFKTLSAEEARGIEPALNPETALAQAIHFPEDEVGNCRQFTLLLKSEAEALGVKFHFNTGVLPLSNAQPKTIRTSAQDMGEKFDAVVVCAGLASAQLVRPLGLRIPLAAVHGYAISAAVREPLDAPRSGVMDEQYKVAISRLGQRVRVSGGSEIGGNAKRHDPASIKTLYRVLDNWFPGAARTQDNVQVWKGSRPMLPDGPPIVGASGVSGVWLNLGHGASGWTLACGSARVVADSINGKSPDIDLQGLGLERLHLQR, translated from the coding sequence ATGAAGGTCGCCGTGATTGGCGCAGGCGTGATTGGCATCTCCACCGCGTACGAACTCGCTGCGCAAGGCCACCAAATCAGCGTGTATGAGCGCAATGGCGCAGCCGCCGAAGAATGCAGCTTCTCCAACACAGGCGTGGCCTCTGCGGGTTATGCCGCGCCGTGGGCACGCCCTGGCATGGTCAAACACGTGCTTTCACACCTGTGGCAGCGTGACACGCCTCTGCGCATCTCCAGCCCCAGCATGGCCGATTGGCGCTGGCTGTGGCAGATGCGCAAAGCCAGCAGCGCCACCACCTTTGCGCGTAACCGCGCCAGCATGCTACGTTTGGCCGAGTACAGCAGCCACCGCATGCGCACCCTGACCGACACCTTGAACTTGGAGCACGAACGCAGCCAAGGCTTCATGGTGCTCTTGCGAACCGAGCGCGAAATTCAGCTCATGCAAGACAGCTTGCAAGTCATGCGCGATGCAGGCCTGAGCTTCAAAACACTGAGTGCCGAAGAAGCCCGTGGCATTGAACCTGCGCTCAATCCCGAAACCGCTTTGGCGCAAGCCATTCACTTTCCCGAAGACGAAGTGGGCAACTGCCGTCAGTTCACGCTGCTGCTCAAAAGCGAAGCCGAAGCCTTGGGCGTGAAATTTCACTTCAACACCGGCGTGCTGCCGCTCTCCAACGCGCAACCCAAAACCATTCGCACCTCTGCGCAAGACATGGGCGAAAAATTTGACGCTGTGGTGGTCTGTGCGGGCTTGGCCAGCGCACAATTGGTGCGGCCTTTGGGCTTGCGCATTCCCCTCGCAGCCGTTCACGGCTACGCCATCAGCGCAGCGGTACGTGAACCACTGGATGCACCTCGCAGCGGTGTGATGGATGAGCAATACAAAGTGGCCATCAGCCGTTTGGGCCAACGCGTTCGCGTGTCGGGTGGCTCTGAAATTGGGGGCAATGCCAAACGCCACGATCCAGCCAGCATCAAAACGCTGTACCGCGTGCTGGACAACTGGTTTCCGGGCGCAGCACGCACACAAGACAACGTGCAAGTGTGGAAAGGTTCTCGCCCCATGCTGCCCGATGGCCCGCCCATCGTCGGGGCCAGCGGTGTGTCGGGTGTGTGGCTGAATCTAGGACACGGCGCGAGTGGTTGGACCTTGGCCTGCGGCAGCGCCCGCGTGGTGGCTGACAGCATCAACGGCAAAAGCCCAGACATCGATTTGCAAGGCTTAGGCCTTGAGCGCTTGCACCTCCAACGATGA
- the rpsB gene encoding 30S ribosomal protein S2 produces the protein MSVTMRDMLEAGVHFGHQTRFWNPKMAPFIFGHRNKIHIINLEKSLPMFQDAVKFVKQLSANRGTVLMIGTKRQSREIVAAEAQRAGVPYVDQRWLGGMLTNFKTVKTSIKRLKDMKIQQEAGLDALSKKEQLMFKREMEKLEKDIGGIQDMAVLPDAIFVIDVGYHKIAIAEAKKLGIPLIGVVDSNHSPEGIDYIIPGNDDSSKAVTLYARGIADAIIEGRANATNDLVKAVTEGGEEFVEVAA, from the coding sequence ATGTCAGTCACTATGCGCGATATGCTGGAAGCCGGCGTCCACTTTGGTCACCAAACTCGCTTCTGGAACCCCAAGATGGCCCCGTTCATCTTCGGTCACCGCAACAAAATTCACATCATCAACTTGGAAAAATCGTTGCCGATGTTCCAAGACGCTGTCAAGTTCGTCAAGCAGTTGTCTGCGAACCGTGGCACTGTGTTGATGATCGGTACCAAGCGTCAATCACGCGAAATCGTCGCCGCCGAAGCACAACGTGCTGGCGTGCCTTATGTTGACCAACGTTGGTTGGGCGGCATGTTGACCAACTTCAAAACAGTCAAGACATCGATCAAGCGTTTGAAAGACATGAAGATCCAGCAAGAAGCTGGTTTGGACGCTTTGTCTAAAAAAGAACAACTGATGTTCAAGCGCGAAATGGAAAAGCTTGAGAAAGACATCGGCGGCATTCAAGACATGGCTGTGTTGCCTGATGCGATTTTCGTGATCGACGTCGGTTACCACAAAATCGCCATCGCTGAAGCCAAGAAATTGGGCATCCCATTGATCGGTGTGGTGGACTCTAACCACTCACCTGAAGGCATCGACTACATCATTCCAGGTAACGATGACTCTTCTAAGGCTGTGACTTTGTATGCGCGCGGCATCGCTGACGCGATCATCGAAGGTCGTGCCAACGCCACCAACGACTTGGTCAAAGCTGTGACCGAAGGTGGCGAAGAGTTTGTTGAAGTCGCTGCTTAA